Within Wyeomyia smithii strain HCP4-BCI-WySm-NY-G18 chromosome 2, ASM2978416v1, whole genome shotgun sequence, the genomic segment gtgctgccgtcaagctcaagctcaataatcaggccacgaagtgtacaattaaatgaatatttcaattacctcgtgaaaaagataaaaggagaaaccgcacaatagttgtcaatagtcgtatatggttgttgtgcaacttttagcttagataacacttgaatgttctatcaatttaacaatttgagtatggatacatatcatgttgtaattggtttaaaagcttttttatattatatataaaagatattcaacaaaacaaacataattagtgataacaactgttatgcaaaaactattatttaatgtttagtttgctttttttttgaaagtatttttattgttttttatccctccgaattttttgctctcgagttctaatcttcgtattcatcacttgcagctttgcttcaaccagcatatttatgtatttactagctgactcggcaaacttcgtcccgcctatttttgtgtttgattcaatatttttcaacattccaaattcattgatttcttgcgatttgtttatatcgtttgaaattattggttttatcggaatgacaacatcctcgacttttgcctttagtacatcacctctattccgaaaacactcatgttaggtggtattcagttattttcgttgttttccagaaactgaaagtggtcatcttcgaattcattatggtgtccagggtcaatgcttggcttctatacattatttcgattacggaaatattcatatgcagtagtattcggctgtttcccagaagttgccatcttacaattcaaaatggtgtctgaggtcaatttttagctccatgcatcattctggttaaagaaacactcatattgggtggtatttggtccctttaggctatttttttggagacaatttctggcacctgagcgtcattttggtttaagaaacaccaataataggtgttatttagtcattttcggctgttctacagaaaccggaagtcaccatcttagaattcaaaatgttgtctgtggtcgattctagctcctgtgtatcattctggtatcgaaacatctcatattggatggataTCAGCCGGTTgtagaaatacccatattgggtgatatttggttattttcagcagtttcccatctaccggaagtcgtcattttacaattcataatgttatctgaggtcgatttgtagcttcagtgcaacataacaatcccggaaatacccataatgagtgttatttggtcttttgccactgttgtttaggaaccggaagtcgccatattggatttcaaaatggcatttggagacaatttctggcttctgagcatcattctggttaaagaaacacccatatttggttgtttttgggtcattttcggcagttttcctgtcaccaaaagtcgccattttactactcaaaatgttgtctgaggtcgatttgtggtttcagtgcatcatcacgatttcggaaatacccatataggatggtatttggtcatatctcgctgtttctcagaaaccggaagtcgccatcttggatttcaaaatggtattcagagacaatttctggcctctgagcgtcattctagttaaagaaacatccatattggtggtatttggtcattttcctcttttttccaatcactggaagtcgccatcttacaattcaaaattttgtctgatttttcaaaaaccggaagtcgccatcttggatttcaaactggcatttcgagacaatttctggcctctgagcgttattttagttaaaaaaaacccatattaggtggtatttggtcattttcggcagtttcccagtcaccggaagtcgccattttacaactcaaaatattttcggaggtcgacaaacgtacaaaccgtggaacaccacccatggattgccttatgcataggcgaactttattattataaaatattcggccgagtccacttcacaataaaatgtgattttttttcagtgtactcattagggtaatattattgtcaaaagttgctctatttcgcatgtcgtgaagaacaaaatcagaagtggcgcacctagcggtcgaaaaggtgactaacgcttctgtcattttcaatttgtcttcataatttcacgtaagtgaactatattggtattaaatatatttgatagtttgcaacttattttgtttcattttcagaACGCGTTTTAAAGAACAATTTCGGTTGGCATTGTAGTGAAATAAAACACTGCATTTAACTGCAATTTTAGTTTGTTATACGGCCTCTATCACATTTCAGTCTAAAACCGATTAAACTGCATTACAGGTCATTAATTTCTTTTAGTTTACTTTGCGACTCGAGCTATAAAAATTAAATCCGCACTTCCAATAATTGACAAAAAATAGGTAGAGAGGAGTCAAATTCGGGTTTCCCTCGTGTCGATAATTATACAAATGAGTAAAATGTTTTAATTAAGGTGAAAACTTCCGACAATTTATGCATCACACGCAACGTTAAATTATAGTAAATAATCCACGTAACGATTCCATTTTTTGCTCATTGTTTAATTTTCCAAAACCATAAtaccatttatttttttcaaccgTTTGCAGGTCTCAGATCCTGAACAGCATCACCCGGCACAAGAGCGCTATGGGAGCCCTGCTGGCGGAGTACATCGACAAGACCAACGAGTTTGACAAGAACGCCTTCGAGCCGGAGGAAATCGAGAGTGGCATCAACACCAAGTTGACGTAAAGATCAAAACCGCGACCGAAAGACTTTCTGTCTCCACGCGTGTGTGTGAATCATGTTTCGTAACGTGTATtcgtcttttttttcttttccgttCGTTTTAGGAAACGCTCCGATGACCCTTCAAAGTCTGGTGGTGGTATGTGCCCGAGCATCATCCGTTACGCACGGCCGCAAAAAGCACGCTCGGCCACCGGTGAGTGGAAGTACATCGTTAATACTGGAGAGCACACGCAAACATTGCGGCTGGAAAAGTGCACGTAAGTACCCGgtgaaaatcatggaagtttggAATGCATTTGTTTCAGTTAATGCATATGTAATAGCTTAATTAatgcttttaatatttttttttctcttattcaGAACACCCCAAGACAGCTGCACCTATTTGACGGACAATTTTCGCTCACGTTGTGTTCAAATCTATAATTATCACCGATTGCTGAGCTGGGATACTGCTCGTGGTCTCCACGTGGATATCTTCAAGGTTCCCACTTGCTGCTCCTGCCATATTGACGGATACCGAGAATCATTCCCCCCTTTAAGCAACTTTAATAATGAGTACGACTCCAAGAGTGAATCCTTCGAAGACCCTTCGCTAGCCGCcagtaattttattaaaaacacTCACTACAGTACGCTCAAGTTTGACAACGATGAACCGGAGAACGTACAAGAAAACATCGCTTACCACTTTGCCAATGGATTCCAGCGGATGAAACCACCAAAGTACGAAAACGCTCTGTTGGTACCACCGAGTCCGCCTCCACACTTCCACAAAAATCGATTCGAGCGACCGAAGATGCATCCGAAGAAACCATCACACCCACATTACATGCCATCTCAGGTGTTAGACACGTACCTGAGCCCGCCACCGAACGACGTTGGCTTCCACATCCCATTCAAGAGGGGCCCACATTTTACCAACGACAATTCGCTAAAACGAACCGTTCAGGTGCAGCCGAATCGAAATCGGCTTCCGGTTCGAAAGCAAATCAACGTAAACAACGATCAAAACATCGCCGAAACCGACATCCGCATCAACCAGGTCCAGGTCGTACCTCCGGTTGTAAAAAACGACCGGCTTCCGCCTACACAAGCACCGGAAAAACATCGCAAACGTTTTACCACCCCGCCAACTATTCATAAAAAGGAAAAACCACATCACTTTCGGATACCCCACCAGAAACCTGCCCCGCATACCACCGACGCTACACCGTTCGTTCCGGTGACGACACCGACCACAACGACTACGACGGCCGCTACCACCAACGGGCACCAGCGGATCAACTACAATTACCACCCCATAATCGATTTCTTCGGTGAGGTAGAAGCCCAGGAAACGCCATCGGAACCTATCGATCGAATTGGTCGCAACAGTGCACCATCCTCTTCGTCATCGTCTTCATCGCTGAACAGCTGGAAACCGGTTCTGCACGGGCCGGGACAACGGCCCATGAGGATACCTATTTGAGGCGTTTTCGTCCTCGCTGTTTTTTACCTCGTTCGATGCGCGATGACGATTTGAACGAAAGTCTAAGCGAGAAACGcttttctttcttttctctGCGAAGAAACTAAAGCTTTAGTGTGAAACATTTCCGCCTTGCTTTCCGCTCGGACAGTTCAGCGTGAAATAATTCACGCGTCTTGCACACCCAGCTCTGCTCGAAGCAAACACACGAAGCTACGAGTGAACAGCCTTAATTTATGCTTTCATCTGCTCTCGTTTTCGTCTCCTAGTGCCTGAATCAAATTGATCGTTTTGTACattatgcttattattatttatacctGCTTGCGATGCGTTGAAGATTGATCGGAAAGTATGTTCTTCATTCTGTATCAATTTCTAACGTTGTCAAGTGTGTTCTCGACGTCTGTAGCCAGTAAGTCCCTACCGCCTAGTGTTTAGTGTTATATTTTAATGTTATTTATGAAACAAAATCGCAAAACAGAGAGAGGGATGACAtgacaaataaaaataacggtaaaaattgttagaaaacaCGACGACTTCGCTTTCGTTTTATGACAGGTGAATAAAGATCGCTGTGATTCTATACGGGTTGCTCTGTGCGGGAGTTGTTGATCCGAAATGTTCCTTGACGATTGTTGTAAATGTGCTTCTGTAGTTTATATTGAGTTATGATGCGATGATTGGGAAGAACAAATGTTTAAGAGCAAGTTGGAGCGAAACGATGAAAGCTCAAGTGACAAAATATAGATTATATctgataaaaatatttcattctttAAATTTAGTTGAGCTGTTCATTGCTTAGTTGAGAGCTATTCATTGCATGGAACATTGACAATGTAACGAGAATACAGGAATCGGTTGTACAGTTTGTACCTTTTACTAGCAAGCCTAAACTAGTTCTTTACTAGAAACGTGAGATGTTTTTTTATAGTTTCGCTAAGTAGCCTGTCTATGGCGCTTTAATTCACAGAGATGTCTGTTCCAAGCAGGTTTTATCGGTGATCATTGAAATGGGAAGTAAACTTCGATTACTGTTCGTATCTCTGCATTGAATATGTCGACAATACCTGTCAATTGCTGATAACACTTCGTTCAGAACATCGTAATTAACCCGCCGAAATTGGAATCCACGTCGTTTTGATGCTATTTCAAAGACAATGGGCACTTCCTCGGTCACCGTCACATCCAAAGCAGGATGATCCGGGGAAATGTTCACCATAGCATAGTTGGCCTCTATCACAGAGCAATTTTGAAATGCCGGCTCGTTCGCAAGGACTAGATCAAGAGCTCTCGAGCGAGAATCCTCGACTCTATTTGTCTGATTAAACTATGGAGAACGAATGCGTCGTACAGGGAACTCCCAGCTGCGGTCCAACGTGATCTGTTAGTATCGGTGTTTATCGGTGCTGGATCGATGCAGCAGCAGTGTCCACCTCGTGATTTTCCACTATTCACTCTACTGCGATCCGTTCGAAAAACGTTAAATGAGCTTCCAAAAGGCTGGGAAAATAGAATGCTTTCGTCCAGCCATGTTTCCGTTAAAACTACAACGTCCTACTCAGAGTatgaagcagcaaaaaaaaaaagtgtttcagTAGCAGATGCGTAGTCCTGGACGAAAAATGGAACGACAACAACAAAATCGTACAAATTTTGCTTTGCTAGAATAAAAGGTTTCTCAGTTCGCGATGCAGTTAAAAAGCTGAACAACTCGAAGTCCATCGGTCAGCGATCCAAATGAAGATTGGATCGAAGACGTACAAGAGACAGAAGCAGCCAGACAGAGAGAAGGCCTGCACAGGCAGCCAGCGTGAAACCACGGGCGCGAAAGCTGTACGACACAATTTTCGCCGAGAACAAATACTGGATTACGATGGACGACGCAACGTATTCAAAGTTGGACTACAAAGCATTTCCGGGAACGCGATACTACACAATTCGTGAAAATGGATGGTGGATAGCTCAGTTTTCACtagaaaaatttagaaaaaaaagtgaTGGTGTGGCAGGCAATTTGTTCTTGCGGTAAATTTACAAAGCACAATTTTTGAGGATTCAATAAACAGTCAACTGAATTGATCGCACGCATTTCCTTTGGTGTATTATCTTGTATCACTACAACTGTGCTAACTGTTATATCGACTACTGTCACATGGTTTGCTATCcaatctttctctttttttcgcaACCTTCAACCGCAGCAGGCGCATAGCAGAAATAGTAGTACACATTTTGTGGCCCTTCGAACCGGATTGTTTATCGAAGAGGTAAATTTATTGTAACGAGAACCAAATTTACACCAAGGTTGATTGAGAGAGCAGAACGACACGTGGGTCGTATTGAAGTCCCGTTCTGGATCTTGCAGACATTTGTCTCCAACGCACGGGTTGGATCCATCAAAAATGACGGGTTGGTTTTCTCTGCTGTAATTAtcgattttcattttatacttcCTCAGCACCTGAGCTGAAAAACAATGCTTGGGTCGTATTTAGATCAACGAATTCTGCATGTGTAGATAACAAACACATACATTAAGAACAACTGAAACGACACATAGTCATGAAAATTGAGCTTAAGGCGGTGACCATTGAAGCAGCAGTGTTATTACGCGCACTATTTCACTCAGCACGGAAACATTTGAGAAGCTTGAAGATTTTGGAGCAACCTGTGGATGCCAGAAAGGAatgcttgaaaaaatatttgttgcCACTGATTCGTCAACATAACACTGCTGTAATATGCTGGCCCGACCTTGCTTCGTGTCATTACGCTTAACTGGCCATGGACTAGTACAAATCGGAAAACGTAGTAATTGTTCTCAAGAACATCCCAACAACAATCCTCTAAATTAGCCTGAAATAACGTTTGCGCTAAAaatatggacaaaaattgccgatttttcatgggtttacctctACACGCACAGCATCAATCATTATCACCAGTGagccagcagaaaaaaattgatagctCCATCAGTCAAACTCTAGCCGTGATGTCGAAaatagtgaagctactccgttcagaagtgtgcacgTTGAAAGAACGGTACCCTGTTGCGTCGAAAAAGGACAGCGTGCGGCAGTTCATGGataccggatacgcccgttccggcatctgaACATttagcactattggacaacaatcagagcattgaaagaaagcccggttccggactgCTGACGACCCTctgcgacaagaagctccaaaggatgctgaagaggaacaCCGAGGGAAAAGTTCTTAAAAGTAGGGGTCTTATGCTCTGGCAACATTGCTCAGCAGAAAAGAAGAGGGAACGAGACAAAGAGAGAGATTGGAAAGTTAGCGTTGATATCGGTCGGGCGATGAAAATAACGGTCTGTAAGGAATATTAATAAACGTACATTTAAAACAGTAATTTAAAGCTAGTTTCATGTTCACTACAACTTGGCGACGACGGTGAATCAGTGTGAGCTATTAGAATTAGAATACATTAGGGAAATGTTGTtaaattgttaattttaaaatCCGCTCTAAAAAAATTAAGATGGAGGTTTCGGTCAGTACATTTGCGTGGCTGAGTGAGAGCTctggcgttttttttctctacttGATCATGGCGAgaaaaaagaactcaaaaaatgagagtgagcaCACATAGCGACGGCCGACTTGGAACATTTGTATTGGTGTTAAAAGATGGGTTGAGTTGCTTTTGAAAATTACACTTCGTTGTTCATGACCTTGGCGTTGAAAATTGGTTTCAGTTGCATTTGAAGATGACACTCTGTTGTTTTTGTAAGGAGAGAAAGGGGTTGTTGTTTGCAGAAGTTGCATGATGAGTTTAGGAAGGTAGTTGAATGTTTCTTTTTAGAGTTAGTGATTATGCATGGGGCAAATTGTGATAATGCATGGGGCAAATGATTATGCAAGGGGCAACATGAAGATACATGGGGCAAACGTTTCGAATTTGGTGAAAATTCAATTGATTATGTTTTATTTCAGATGGACAATTCAAGACGAGTACAACAATTCCGTTGCGAGGACATTGCGAAGTCTCGACTCCACCATGAGTGGCGAGATTGGAAAAGTTCACTCGAACGATATTTCGAAGCGAATGTCATCGATGACCAGTTCAAGAAGCGCGCTAAGCTATTGTACTTGGGAGGTCCACAGTTGGACAAGGTTTTTCGCAACCTTCCGGAGGCAAGCAATTTTCCGGTGATTGCAACCaagaagcagtactacgatgtgGCTATTTCGGCATTGGATAACTACTTTCAGCCAACAAGACCAGATATTTTGGAACGTCATCGTCTTCGGCAAATAAGACAGTTGCCAGAGGAAAGTTTTGCTCATTACATGGTTCGTCTACGGCAACAAGCGGCATATTGCGGGTTTGAGAAGTACTCTGAGTCGACAAGGCGTGTACTAATGGATCTTATGATTACGGATGTTATACAGGAGGGGTGTCAATCGAATGAACTTCGCCGAAGGTTGTTGCAGAAAGATCGTACGTTAgatgaaatcgtggaaattgctAATAGTCTGGAAGGAGTCGATTCTCAGTTGAATGATTTGAAAACTGAGTCCAAAACTGTTGGTGAGAAGACATTGTATCCGGTGAAGGAAAAGTTTACGCAGAGATTCGGTAGAAGCAGGGGTATCTCGGAAGCCTTTGGCCCCAAACGTCCTCCGGCTAGAGATTTTTCAAATGTTGTCTGCTTCAACTGCGGCAAGACCGGTCACTACTAATCTTCGGAAGATTATCCTGCAAGAGGAAAGCGGTGCAGATTTTGTAAGCGTATTGGGCACTTTGAATTCAAATGCAAATTTTCGCGTAGAGATAGAGGCATTCACGAGGATCCTCACACTCGTCCTTCCCCCAGTAAGAAAATTCGCGCAGTCGAAGAAGTCAGCGCTGTAGCCTCCGATAAATCAGAAGACAACAAAGTATACTACGCGTTCTTCTCTGGGAATCAGTCCAACGTTCTTGAGTTCGATGTAGGAGGAGTTAAGTTAGAAATGCTTGTCGACTCAGGGGCAGATGCCAATATGCTGACCGTGGATGCTTGGGAGCGTCTGAAAAGGGCAGAAGTTCGAGTTTTATCATCTTCCAGAAAGACAGATAGCACATTCCTTGCATATAGTAACGATGCACCTTTAAATATCCGTGGTAAATTCACAGCAGAGATCCGGATAAATGATAAATCGGCAATCGCTGAATTTTATGTTGTGGAAAAAGGACAAAAATGTTTACTCGGCGACAAAACTGCGAAACAGCTTGCGGTATTGAAGGTAGGAGTATATGTGAACCAAGTGATCACAGTGCATCCTTTTGCCTGCATTAAAGATGTAGAAGTCCATGTTCACATGCAACCAAACGTTAAACCCGTGGTGCAACCTGTCCGTCGACTCCCGATACCGCTTGAAGCAGAGGTAAACCGTAAACTTGACGAGATGCTTAACCGAGACATTATTGAACCTAAAAATGGTCCAACAACGTGGGTGTCTCCATTGGTGGTGGTCGCTAAAGCCGCAGGAGGGCTCCGCCTATGTGTAGATTTCCGAAGAGTGAACCAAGCGGTACTACGTGAGCATCATCCAATGCAAGTCATCGAACAGATACTTGCTAGGCTGGGAGGTGGCAACATTTGGAGTAAGTTAGACATTAAAGACTCCTTCCTTCAGGTGCTAGTTGATGAGGAGTCTCGGGATATACTTACATTCATAACTACGAAAGGCCTGTTCAGATTTAAACGCCTTCCTTTTGGCCTTGTCACCGCAccagaaatatttcaaaaagtgGTTGATGAAATCTTATGTGGTTGTAATGGGACACATTGGTATTTAGACG encodes:
- the LOC129723941 gene encoding neurotrophin 1, with protein sequence MWLGEVGSVVLVTLLLANTVGLIKSDAELPDFDFDSPKGDDQDEYYYVSEGDDQRMQPSHKIISYNRTLLDAESEGDRGSSEGNDASGGPKAGGFLMEDDDTSFELMDDVDFVEDPAASNFQRKQAAMRQIMMRAFANSEMQRKFGEVLPLLKVMSKAQKTTLAALISAQVHSRDGHTMSLEQVKQMFGDRQELILPLVYDVANMIRTVAKKESLLNERYPTEEEETIPANQLLRRSFSVRPEPSGFKVNTVETADSNLKDDRLMVDIKEDDVRSVRDSGAKSDEQSGRSMTISDVPMFEALVQSFPRFSQQLTRAKGDKEERMSFHERKLNMTAFNSTRKQKDQLAMPSDGPIPITLPKASAPGYSKRLQPATATTTAAPAPEVTTLTMEEIEDLALSGLNGTELDALEKSGVGSSNGSGPVAELLIGGFRNRPSDFNKIHMLLPNEKCDHFSTGVCIRVENYPESQILNSITRHKSAMGALLAEYIDKTNEFDKNAFEPEEIESGINTKLTKRSDDPSKSGGGMCPSIIRYARPQKARSATGEWKYIVNTGEHTQTLRLEKCTTPQDSCTYLTDNFRSRCVQIYNYHRLLSWDTARGLHVDIFKVPTCCSCHIDGYRESFPPLSNFNNEYDSKSESFEDPSLAASNFIKNTHYSTLKFDNDEPENVQENIAYHFANGFQRMKPPKYENALLVPPSPPPHFHKNRFERPKMHPKKPSHPHYMPSQVLDTYLSPPPNDVGFHIPFKRGPHFTNDNSLKRTVQVQPNRNRLPVRKQINVNNDQNIAETDIRINQVQVVPPVVKNDRLPPTQAPEKHRKRFTTPPTIHKKEKPHHFRIPHQKPAPHTTDATPFVPVTTPTTTTTTAATTNGHQRINYNYHPIIDFFGEVEAQETPSEPIDRIGRNSAPSSSSSSSSLNSWKPVLHGPGQRPMRIPI